The proteins below are encoded in one region of Hordeum vulgare subsp. vulgare chromosome 3H, MorexV3_pseudomolecules_assembly, whole genome shotgun sequence:
- the LOC123439647 gene encoding cell division control protein 48 homolog D-like: MAITASSKKAANRLVVEDASTNDDNSVCTLHPDTMEKLSLFKGDTVLLKGKRRHSTVCMALPDDTCEEHKMRINKVARSNLRVRIADVVSVHLCHDVKYARRVHILPLDDTVEGIAGNLFDAYLKPYFVDAFRPVHKGDLFLVRGGMRSVEFKVMEIDPAADYCIVMPDTEIFCEGEPVKREDEERLDDVGYDDVGGMGKPLTQIRELVELPLRHPQIFKSIGVKPPKGILLYGPPGSGKTLIARAVANETGAFFFLINGPEIMSKMAGESESNLRKAFEEAEKNAPSIIFIDEIDSIAPNREKTHGEVERRIVSQLLTLMDGMKARAHVIVMGATNRPNSIDPALRRFGRFDREIDIGVPDEVGRLEVLRIHTKNMKLDEEVNLEVIAKDTHGYVGADLAALCTEAALQCIREKMDVIDLEDDTIDAEILNSMAVTNDHLKTALVGTNPSALRETVVEVPNVSWNDVGGLDGVKRELQETVQYPVEHPEKFEKFGMSPSKGVLFYGPPGCGKTLLAKAIANECQANFISIKGPELLTMWFGESEANVREIFDKARQSAPCVLFFDELDSIATQRGGRMGDAGGAADRVLNQLLTEMDGMNAKKTVFIIGATNRPDIIDSALLRPGRLDQLIYIPLPDEASRHQIFKACLRKSPVAKDVDLGALARFTAGFSGADITEICQRACKYAIREDIEKDMERQRMGQDTMEPDGGQEEEAAEIKAAHFEESMKYARRSVSDADVRKYRAFAQTLQQSRGFGTEFRFPAQPHAAEAAVHTSAAADEDEDDLYK, from the coding sequence ATGGCGATCACGGCGTCATCGAAGAAGGCGGCGAACCGGCTGGTGGTGGAGGATGCCAGCACCAACGACGACAACTCCGTGTGCACCCTCCACCCAGACACCATGGAGAAGCTTTCCCTATTCAAGGGCGACACGGTGCTGCTCAAGGGCAAGCGCCGCCACAGCACGGTCTGCATGGCACTGCCCGACGACACCTGCGAGGAGCACAAGATGAGGATCAACAAGGTGGCCCGCTCCAACCTGCGCGTGCGCATCGCCGACGTCGTGTCCGTGCACCTGTGCCACGACGTCAAGTACGCCAGGCGCGTGCACATCCTCCCGTTGGACGACACCGTCGAGGGCATCGCGGGGAACCTCTTCGACGCCTACCTCAAGCCCTACTTCGTGGACGCCTTCCGCCCGGTCCACAAGGGCGACCTCTTCCTCGTGCGCGGCGGCATGCGGAGCGTCGAGTTCAAGGTCATGGAGATCGACCCCGCGGCGGACTACTGCATCGTGATGCCCGACACGGAGATTTTCTGCGAGGGCGAGCCGGTCAAGCGGGAGGACGAGGAGCGGCTCGACGACGTCGGCTACGACGACGTGGGTGGCATGGGGAAACCGCTGACTCAGATCAGGGAGCTCGTCGAGCTGCCACTCAGGCATCCTCAGATCTTCAAGTCCATTGGCGTCAAGCCTCCCAAGGGCATCCTCCTCTACGGCCCTCCCGGTTCCGGCAAGACGCTGATCGCCCGCGCGGTGGCCAACGAGACCGGGGCCTTCTTCTTTCTCATCAACGGCCCGGAGATAATGTCAAAGATGGCCGGAGAGAGCGAGAGCAACCTGAGGAAGGCCTTCGAGGAGGCCGAGAAGAACGCGCCCTCCATCATATTCATCGACGAGATCGACTCCATTGCTCCCAACAGGGAGAAGACTCACGGCGAGGTGGAGAGGCGTATCGTTTCCCAGCTGCTGACGCTGATGGACGGCATGAAGGCCCGCGCGCACGTCATCGTCATGGGCGCCACGAACCGTCCCAACAGCATCGACCCTGCCTTGAGGCGCTTCGGGAGGTTCGATCGCGAGATCGACATCGGCGTGCCGGACGAGGTCGGGCGTCTCGAAGTGCTCCGCATCCACACCAAGAACATGAAGCTGGACGAGGAGGTCAACCTTGAGGTGATTGCCAAGGATACGCACGGCTACGTCGGCGCCGACTTGGCCGCGCTCTGCACCGAGGCGGCGCTGCAGTGCATCAGGGAGAAGATGGACGTGATCGATTTAGAGGACGACACCATCGACGCCGAGATCTTGAACTCCATGGCCGTCACCAATGACCACCTTAAGACGGCTCTCGTCGGCACGAACCCGTCCGCGCTACGTGAGACCGTCGTGGAGGTGCCCAACGTCAGCTGGAACGATGTCGGCGGCCTCGACGGGGTCAAGAGGGAGCTGCAAGAGACCGTTCAGTACCCGGTCGAGCACCCAGAGAAATTCGAGAAGTTCGGCATGTCGCCGTCCAAGGGCGTCCTCTTCTACGGGCCACCAGGATGCGGCAAGACCTTGCTGGCCAAGGCGATCGCCAACGAGTGCCAGGCCAACTTCATCAGCATCAAGGGGCCAGAGCTGCTCACCATGTGGTTCGGCGAGAGCGAGGCCAACGTGCGCGAGATCTTCGACAAGGCGCGTCAGTCTGCGCCGTGCGTGCTCTTCTTCGACGAGCTCGACTCCATCGCGACCCAGAGGGGCGGCAGGATGGGAGACGCCGGCGGCGCGGCGGACAGGGTCCTGAACCAGCTGCTCACCGAGATGGACGGCATGAACGCCAAGAAGACGGTCTTCATCATCGGCGCCACCAATAGGCCGGACATAATTGACTCGGCGTTGCTCCGTCCCGGCCGCCTGGACCAGCTCATCTACATCCCCTTGCCGGACGAGGCCTCGCGGCACCAGATCTTCAAGGCATGCCTCAGGAAGTCTCCCGTGGCCAAGGACGTCGACCTCGGCGCGCTCGCAAGGTTCACCGCAGGCTTCAGCGGCGCCGACATCACGGAGATCTGCCAGAGGGCGTGCAAGTACGCCATCAGGGAAGATATCGAGAAGGACATGGAGAGGCAGAGGATGGGACAAGACACCATGGAGCCGGACGGCGGGCAGGAAGAGGAGGCGGCGGAGATCAAGGCGGCTCACTTCGAAGAGTCGATGAAGTACGCGAGGCGGAGCGTGAGCGACGCCGACGTCAGGAAGTACCGGGCCTTCGCGCAGACGCTGCAGCAGTCTAGGGGGTTCGGCACCGAGTTCCGCTTCCCGGCGCAGCCACACGCGGCAGAAGCTGCTGTCCACACCTCCGCGGCAGctgatgaggatgaagacgatCTATACAAGTGA